In Fundidesulfovibrio putealis DSM 16056, a genomic segment contains:
- a CDS encoding radical SAM protein, which produces MINIFVTYRCNLACPYCFARGLARAYPADMTPESFNALLGWMESARLQSAAFIGGEPTLHPHLADMIERTTAAGIPAVLFTNGLFPAPLAERLAGSVSNFVVNYNDPSLYTRAQSAALHANLSLLRDLGARITFSKNFSAGLCEYGYLLEGVERYGVRAVRYDISRPDAEAANEHLGLEQASGMATHIVGFVRACEERGVRTGLDCCVRLCDLPEPDRRYLEQVSMKFRGICHPSIDVHPDLGASYCLPLHDVRVPDVTAFEGEQALMGHFAEITRPIRFSGSEARCGGCAEFKRHCQGGCMALTRPRVPDVNPSPHILLPGASLQ; this is translated from the coding sequence ATGATAAACATCTTCGTCACCTACCGATGCAACTTGGCCTGCCCTTACTGTTTTGCCAGGGGGCTCGCCCGTGCGTATCCGGCGGACATGACGCCGGAGAGTTTCAACGCGTTGCTGGGCTGGATGGAGTCGGCCCGGTTGCAGTCTGCGGCCTTCATCGGCGGCGAGCCCACGCTGCACCCGCATCTGGCGGACATGATCGAGCGGACGACGGCTGCCGGAATCCCGGCGGTGCTCTTCACCAACGGGCTGTTTCCCGCCCCCCTGGCCGAAAGGCTGGCCGGGAGCGTGTCCAACTTCGTGGTCAACTACAATGATCCGTCCCTGTACACGAGAGCCCAGAGCGCCGCGTTGCATGCCAACCTGTCGCTCTTGCGCGACCTGGGCGCGCGGATAACCTTCTCCAAGAACTTCTCCGCCGGACTGTGCGAATACGGCTACCTGCTGGAGGGGGTGGAGCGCTACGGCGTCCGGGCCGTGCGCTACGACATCTCCCGCCCCGACGCCGAGGCCGCCAACGAGCACCTGGGCCTGGAGCAGGCTTCCGGCATGGCCACGCACATCGTCGGGTTCGTGAGGGCCTGCGAGGAGCGGGGCGTGCGCACCGGGCTTGATTGCTGCGTGCGCCTTTGCGATCTGCCCGAGCCCGACCGGCGCTATCTGGAGCAGGTGTCCATGAAGTTCCGGGGCATCTGCCATCCCTCCATCGACGTGCATCCGGACCTGGGCGCGTCCTACTGTCTGCCGCTGCACGACGTGCGCGTGCCGGACGTGACCGCCTTCGAAGGCGAGCAGGCCCTGATGGGCCATTTCGCCGAAATCACGCGCCCCATCCGGTTCTCCGGCTCCGAAGCCCGCTGCGGCGGCTGCGCCGAGTTCAAGCGCCATTGCCAGGGCGGCTGCATGGCCCTCACCCGGCCCCGTGTTCCCGACGTCAATCCGAGCCCTCACATTCTCTTGCCTGGAGCATCACTGCAATGA